One Sodalinema gerasimenkoae IPPAS B-353 DNA segment encodes these proteins:
- a CDS encoding pentapeptide repeat-containing protein — translation MNVSHLLRRYEAGTTQFQGVDLPGANLVRVTLIAVNLSQANLIGANLQRAFLTKSILNQARLNWAKLNYSKLSDCQAIAVDCTKAELCGIFAVNANFSQAQLSGANLQGANLRGATLQGANLRGADLRGANLRGADLRGADLSWANLSGARLIDSQLEQAQLTHANFNEAYLNGSDLQFLETASRQPESNLRTARWVGQVHGRGNRKANSLPSSLMLLSS, via the coding sequence ATGAATGTCAGTCATCTTTTGAGACGATATGAAGCGGGAACAACCCAATTTCAGGGTGTTGACCTCCCCGGAGCCAACCTAGTTCGCGTGACCCTGATTGCCGTAAATCTGAGCCAGGCAAATTTGATCGGCGCAAATTTGCAACGGGCCTTTCTGACTAAGTCCATCCTAAACCAGGCCCGTTTGAACTGGGCCAAGCTCAACTATAGCAAACTCAGTGACTGTCAGGCGATCGCCGTTGATTGTACTAAAGCTGAACTCTGCGGCATCTTCGCCGTCAACGCCAACTTTTCCCAGGCTCAACTGAGTGGGGCGAACCTGCAAGGGGCGAATTTGCGGGGAGCAACCCTACAAGGGGCCAATCTACGAGGAGCTGACCTGCGAGGGGCTAATCTACGAGGAGCTGACCTGCGAGGGGCCGATTTAAGCTGGGCCAACCTATCGGGGGCGCGCTTAATCGATAGCCAACTCGAACAGGCTCAACTCACTCACGCTAACTTTAATGAGGCTTATCTCAACGGCAGTGACTTGCAATTTCTAGAAACCGCCAGCCGACAGCCCGAGAGCAACCTAAGAACGGCCCGTTGGGTAGGCCAGGTTCATGGGCGGGGAAACCGTAAGGCCAACTCGCTCCCCAGCAGTCTTATGCTATTATCATCCTAA